From a single Candidatus Methanoperedens sp. genomic region:
- a CDS encoding DUF6516 family protein, whose protein sequence is MLETYLFLESIARQFREVVLETKIIKLPSGEPAKLRIELIDGSFADVWVSISGKYSYHWDRSEVDGTIYRYDNAPHKVWARLTTFPHHFHDKYEKTVIESDLPSKPEMQMKKFMDFIRKTLVP, encoded by the coding sequence ATGTTGGAAACATATCTTTTTCTTGAATCAATCGCGAGACAATTCAGAGAAGTTGTTCTGGAAACAAAAATAATTAAACTTCCCTCCGGCGAACCTGCTAAATTGAGAATCGAGCTGATTGATGGCAGCTTTGCAGATGTCTGGGTTTCGATTTCTGGAAAATATTCATATCATTGGGACAGGTCTGAAGTTGATGGAACAATATATCGTTACGATAATGCCCCTCATAAGGTCTGGGCACGTTTGACTACATTTCCGCACCATTTTCATGATAAATATGAAAAAACTGTGATTGAAAGCGACTTGCCTTCAAAGCCTGAAATGCAGATGAAAAAGTTCATGGATTTTATACGTAAAACATTGGTGCCATAA
- the xseB gene encoding exodeoxyribonuclease VII small subunit has translation MEMSFEEAIAELENIVDKLEKGQISLDESLLLFEKGIKLVRECNDKLKSSQQKVEKLIEENDELRTEKFEVQE, from the coding sequence ATGGAAATGAGTTTTGAGGAAGCAATTGCTGAGCTTGAGAATATTGTGGATAAACTTGAAAAAGGACAGATTTCACTTGATGAGAGCCTTCTGCTTTTCGAGAAGGGGATAAAGCTTGTGAGGGAATGCAACGATAAGCTGAAGAGCTCCCAGCAGAAAGTGGAGAAATTAATTGAGGAGAATGATGAGCTGAGGACGGAGAAGTTTGAGGTGCAGGAATAA
- a CDS encoding DUF1858 domain-containing protein — protein MSEKITRDNKLNEVITKYPATRDVFIKHGMPKYVGRLPSETLEFFCRMHRVDMNQLLDELNKAAGLA, from the coding sequence ATGTCAGAGAAAATAACCAGGGACAATAAACTGAACGAAGTAATAACAAAGTACCCGGCGACAAGGGATGTGTTCATCAAGCACGGCATGCCAAAATATGTGGGCAGGCTGCCTTCCGAGACTCTGGAGTTTTTCTGCAGGATGCACAGGGTGGACATGAACCAGTTGCTTGATGAGCTGAACAAGGCTGCCGGGCTGGCATAA
- the hemL gene encoding glutamate-1-semialdehyde 2,1-aminomutase, with protein MDTEKSRKLFEEAKKVLPGGVSSPVRAIKPYPFYAKRANGSKITDIDGNEYIDYVMGYGPLLLGHNHPAIKEAVIRQLSDGWLYGTPTELEVMLAKEIIKLYASIDMVRFVSTGTEATMGALRAARGFTGKNKFIKIEGGFHGAHDAALVKAGSGATTLGTPDSAGVPSDFTKNTLQVPYNDIEAMTEAIESYKEDVAAVIIEPVLGNIGPILPKKGYLDDVRAVTKENDVVLIFDEVITGFRLAMGGAQEYYEVTPDMTTLGKVLGGGFHIGVIGGKREIMENISPAGKVYQAGTFNGSPVSMAAGLAVINTLKKEKLHEKVNKAGDSLRSALSDVISDLGLDYSVSGTGSMFKVFFGDMPYNYQDALKCDKEKFNVFFGKMLSEGIFLPPSQYETNFLSLAHSKDDIDKTIEAYQRNLK; from the coding sequence ATGGACACAGAGAAATCAAGGAAACTGTTCGAGGAAGCAAAAAAAGTCCTTCCGGGAGGCGTGAGCAGCCCGGTCCGAGCCATAAAACCTTATCCATTTTATGCGAAGCGCGCAAACGGCTCAAAAATAACAGATATTGACGGCAACGAGTACATCGATTATGTCATGGGTTATGGTCCCCTGCTGCTCGGGCACAACCACCCTGCAATCAAGGAAGCGGTAATCAGACAGCTATCGGATGGCTGGCTTTACGGCACACCAACCGAACTTGAGGTAATGCTCGCAAAAGAGATAATCAAACTCTACGCCAGCATAGACATGGTGCGATTTGTCTCCACAGGAACAGAAGCCACCATGGGGGCGCTTCGGGCGGCAAGAGGTTTCACAGGGAAGAACAAGTTCATCAAGATAGAAGGAGGGTTCCACGGCGCACACGATGCAGCACTGGTGAAAGCAGGTTCTGGAGCCACTACGCTCGGCACGCCAGACTCGGCGGGAGTACCGTCGGACTTCACGAAAAACACGTTGCAGGTACCGTATAACGATATTGAAGCAATGACCGAAGCGATAGAATCTTATAAAGAGGACGTTGCAGCGGTTATCATCGAACCTGTACTTGGGAATATCGGTCCCATCCTCCCCAAGAAAGGATACCTCGATGATGTCCGCGCTGTTACGAAAGAAAACGACGTGGTGCTGATTTTCGATGAGGTGATTACAGGTTTCCGTCTTGCCATGGGCGGGGCGCAGGAGTATTACGAAGTTACACCCGACATGACCACGCTTGGCAAGGTATTAGGCGGCGGCTTTCACATCGGCGTCATCGGAGGAAAGCGCGAGATCATGGAGAACATCTCACCGGCAGGAAAGGTTTATCAGGCAGGCACATTCAACGGCAGCCCGGTCTCAATGGCAGCAGGGCTTGCGGTCATCAACACGCTGAAGAAAGAAAAGCTGCACGAAAAAGTGAATAAAGCAGGCGACTCATTGCGAAGCGCACTTTCGGACGTCATCAGCGACCTCGGGCTGGATTACAGCGTGAGCGGCACAGGCAGCATGTTCAAGGTATTCTTCGGGGATATGCCTTATAATTACCAGGATGCGTTAAAATGCGACAAAGAGAAGTTCAATGTATTCTTCGGGAAAATGCTTTCAGAGGGCATATTTCTCCCGCCATCGCAATACGAAACCAACTTTCTGTCGCTGGCTCATTCAAAGGATGACATAGATAAAACAATCGAGGCTTATCAAAGGAACCTGAAATGA
- a CDS encoding pentapeptide repeat-containing protein produces the protein MSNGKPCGRRKYKDNKKCILHLENKSDEEAKIFEIVFWEELNKMEKDNDIKELDFKDFIFNNSINFDGHFFEKSVIFEGAQFNNKVSFIHAKFNNDAAFSSAKFDNEVSFWGTQFNNIVYFLDTKFNNVTSFVGAQFNNEADFLHAEFNNRADFLRAQFNNKVCFDIAKFNNEAVFQSTKFNNKAYFSGTEFNNIASFELSEFQDEVFFYCIKFSSSGKGIIYLNNVKFLDPKHTIFQNIDLSNVSFLNTDVTEVEFLDEKWARKNGRLAVVDETNIGRYGSTTYGAVAQLYRRLRRNYEINYRFAEAGEFFIGEMEMRRRDVNTSVKSERIRNIVLRLKRNFSLLGLYKLLSLYGESYKLPIIWAFIVIVSYPILMNWLFNVSLPQSDDFLYTYLRTSASSFFQMDSTYSAYIGERILGFLIIGLLFIALKRKFERKK, from the coding sequence ATGAGTAATGGAAAACCGTGTGGAAGGCGGAAATATAAAGATAATAAAAAATGTATTCTTCACCTCGAAAATAAATCAGATGAAGAAGCCAAGATATTTGAAATAGTATTCTGGGAAGAATTGAATAAGATGGAAAAGGATAATGATATCAAAGAATTAGATTTTAAAGATTTTATCTTTAATAACTCAATAAATTTTGATGGTCATTTCTTTGAAAAATCTGTAATATTCGAAGGGGCTCAATTCAATAATAAAGTCTCTTTCATTCATGCTAAATTCAATAATGACGCAGCTTTTTCTTCTGCTAAATTCGATAATGAGGTCTCCTTCTGGGGTACTCAGTTCAATAATATAGTCTATTTCCTTGATACCAAATTCAATAATGTAACGTCTTTCGTGGGGGCTCAATTCAATAATGAAGCTGATTTCCTACATGCTGAATTCAATAATAGAGCTGATTTCCTACGTGCTCAATTCAATAATAAAGTCTGTTTCGATATCGCTAAATTCAATAATGAAGCAGTTTTTCAGTCTACAAAATTCAATAATAAAGCATATTTCTCAGGAACTGAATTCAATAATATTGCATCATTTGAATTATCGGAATTTCAAGATGAGGTTTTTTTTTATTGTATAAAATTTTCTTCAAGTGGTAAAGGTATCATTTACTTAAATAATGTCAAATTTCTCGATCCAAAGCATACAATATTTCAGAATATCGACTTAAGTAATGTTTCTTTCTTAAACACAGACGTAACAGAAGTTGAATTCTTGGATGAGAAATGGGCAAGAAAAAATGGACGACTTGCAGTTGTGGATGAAACTAATATCGGAAGATATGGTTCAACAACTTATGGTGCGGTGGCTCAATTATATCGCAGGCTCAGACGGAATTATGAAATCAATTACAGATTTGCCGAAGCAGGAGAGTTTTTCATCGGTGAGATGGAGATGCGTAGGCGTGATGTTAATACAAGTGTCAAGAGTGAAAGAATAAGGAATATTGTTTTACGGTTAAAGAGGAATTTTTCTCTTTTAGGTCTCTATAAACTTCTGAGCCTTTACGGTGAAAGTTATAAACTTCCTATTATTTGGGCTTTTATTGTTATTGTTTCCTATCCAATATTAATGAACTGGTTATTCAATGTTTCTTTGCCTCAATCTGATGATTTCTTATACACATATCTAAGAACAAGTGCCTCTTCTTTTTTCCAGATGGATAGCACATATAGCGCATATATCGGAGAAAGAATACTTGGCTTTCTGATAATCGGCTTACTTTTCATTGCTTTAAAGAGGAAGTTTGAAAGGAAAAAATGA
- a CDS encoding uroporphyrinogen-III synthase, with protein MKVIAIMRPAGYLAESVKLANSMGFDAITAPMIDVVDKTDANFKGFVERVMEGEVDYVIFTSANGVEFTLLKLNEPELFIEQLNKCRVVAIGPKTKNALLKMGINVSIVPESYSSQGLVEGISEITGAVIEIARSSHGSPELVEGLKKKGAFVHETQVYHLINPRDERHAALVNRALAGEVDIFAFTSSMMVRNFMALADEMGVKDELIRIMNEKTVAAIGKPTADILSEFGVRVKVMPKQYTFEELLLECKKHDC; from the coding sequence ATGAAAGTAATAGCTATAATGCGACCTGCAGGCTATCTTGCCGAGTCGGTTAAACTTGCAAATTCCATGGGGTTCGATGCGATTACTGCGCCCATGATTGATGTTGTAGACAAGACCGATGCCAATTTTAAGGGGTTCGTGGAGCGCGTCATGGAAGGGGAGGTGGATTATGTGATATTCACAAGTGCAAATGGTGTTGAGTTCACGTTATTAAAGCTAAATGAGCCTGAGTTGTTTATTGAGCAGCTGAATAAATGCAGGGTGGTTGCAATTGGTCCGAAGACGAAAAACGCCCTTTTGAAAATGGGAATAAATGTGAGTATTGTGCCAGAATCCTACAGTTCGCAGGGGCTGGTGGAAGGCATTAGCGAGATAACCGGAGCTGTTATCGAGATAGCACGGAGCAGCCACGGGTCGCCCGAGCTGGTAGAAGGACTCAAGAAAAAAGGGGCTTTTGTGCATGAAACGCAGGTGTACCATCTAATAAATCCGAGGGATGAAAGGCATGCTGCGCTTGTAAATCGGGCGCTTGCAGGGGAAGTGGATATATTTGCATTCACAAGCTCGATGATGGTCAGGAATTTCATGGCGCTTGCGGATGAAATGGGGGTGAAGGACGAACTGATAAGGATAATGAATGAAAAGACAGTTGCCGCTATCGGAAAGCCTACGGCTGATATTTTATCTGAATTCGGGGTCAGGGTTAAGGTTATGCCGAAGCAATATACTTTTGAGGAACTGCTTCTGGAATGCAAGAAGCATGATTGTTAG
- the xseA gene encoding exodeoxyribonuclease VII large subunit — MVFEEKGIYTVREFTLAVKSILTAGQFNDVWIRGELSNLTNHSSGHRYFTLKDKNSSLQCVMFKWYGKNLRFEPEHGMKVLVLGDLDVYEQKGVYQLKVRAIRPDGIGELYKAYELLKNKLALEGLFSPERKKPLPRFPKKIGVATSETGAVLHDILTVIKRRYPVDILFIPTVVQGEYAAHSIISSIEALNKTEVDLIILGRGGGSIEDLWAFNEEPVARAIFNSRIPIISAVGHETDYTIADFVADVRAPTPSAAAEIAVPDRLELVNHISRLGDRLTENQRRSISDMMSHISELRQGVEPRLFLERLADYMQFIDELTQRQAQSVQRLLEVKSSLLNAHAGKLDAVSPLGTLLRGYSIAMKLSDKTLVRSVADVEKEDELSITVNDGKIKCGVTDKEVCKWK, encoded by the coding sequence ATGGTTTTTGAAGAGAAAGGCATCTATACCGTGCGCGAGTTCACACTTGCTGTAAAGAGTATTCTCACCGCAGGTCAATTTAATGATGTCTGGATAAGGGGGGAGCTCTCAAACCTCACAAACCACAGCTCAGGTCACCGCTATTTTACGCTGAAGGACAAAAACAGCTCATTGCAGTGCGTCATGTTTAAATGGTACGGCAAGAACCTGAGGTTTGAACCCGAACACGGTATGAAGGTGCTGGTTCTGGGGGATCTGGATGTTTATGAGCAAAAAGGGGTTTACCAGTTAAAGGTCAGGGCGATTCGACCCGACGGCATAGGAGAACTCTATAAAGCGTACGAGTTATTAAAAAACAAACTGGCATTGGAAGGTTTGTTCTCCCCCGAGCGCAAAAAACCGCTGCCCAGATTCCCGAAGAAAATAGGCGTGGCGACATCCGAAACAGGAGCGGTTCTTCATGACATATTGACTGTTATAAAACGCCGCTATCCTGTTGACATACTCTTTATCCCCACGGTGGTGCAGGGCGAATACGCGGCGCATAGCATTATCAGCTCAATTGAAGCTCTGAATAAGACGGAGGTTGATCTGATAATTCTCGGAAGGGGAGGTGGTTCGATAGAGGACCTCTGGGCTTTCAATGAAGAGCCTGTTGCCCGGGCGATTTTTAATTCAAGAATCCCGATTATTTCGGCTGTGGGGCATGAAACCGACTACACGATTGCCGATTTTGTGGCTGATGTTCGAGCCCCCACGCCTTCGGCTGCTGCGGAGATTGCGGTTCCCGACAGGCTGGAGCTTGTCAATCATATAAGCCGGCTGGGCGATCGATTAACCGAGAACCAGAGGCGTAGTATCAGTGACATGATGTCCCATATTTCTGAATTAAGACAAGGTGTCGAGCCGCGCCTATTCCTGGAGAGATTGGCTGATTATATGCAATTTATTGACGAGCTGACACAGCGGCAGGCGCAGAGTGTACAGAGGCTCCTGGAGGTTAAATCGTCTTTGCTTAATGCACATGCAGGCAAACTTGATGCCGTCAGCCCGCTTGGTACGCTTTTGCGGGGTTATAGCATTGCAATGAAATTATCGGATAAGACACTCGTTCGAAGTGTAGCAGACGTTGAAAAAGAGGATGAGCTTTCGATAACGGTGAACGATGGAAAAATCAAATGCGGTGTAACTGATAAAGAGGTATGCAAATGGAAATGA
- the cobA gene encoding uroporphyrinogen-III C-methyltransferase, protein MVNLKIQPKGKVYLVGSGPGDPELLTIKARRLIESADVILYDQLPGEAILSMLPEQTEKIDVGKYAGNHKLSQWQINELLVKRAKEGKIVVRLKGGDPYLFGRGGEEAQALAGEGIEVEIVPGITSAIAVPAYAGIPITHRDYASMVTFITGHEDPTKEDTALDWELLARFPGTLVILMGASMLERNVKELINHGKSIDTPVAVIERGTRPDQRVTIGTLADIVGLCKQRKVKAPAITVIGDVVKLHWELSRD, encoded by the coding sequence ATGGTTAATTTGAAAATCCAACCGAAAGGCAAAGTCTATCTTGTGGGCTCAGGTCCTGGCGACCCCGAACTATTGACAATAAAAGCCAGGCGCCTTATAGAGAGCGCAGATGTTATCCTTTACGACCAGCTTCCAGGAGAGGCGATTCTCAGCATGCTGCCGGAGCAGACAGAAAAAATAGATGTGGGGAAGTACGCAGGGAATCACAAGCTTTCCCAGTGGCAGATCAATGAATTGCTTGTCAAGCGTGCAAAGGAAGGGAAAATCGTGGTGCGCCTCAAGGGCGGAGACCCTTATCTTTTCGGGCGCGGTGGAGAGGAAGCCCAGGCACTTGCAGGGGAAGGCATCGAAGTGGAGATTGTACCGGGAATCACTTCAGCCATTGCAGTTCCTGCTTATGCAGGAATCCCGATCACGCATCGCGACTACGCTTCCATGGTGACCTTTATCACGGGGCATGAGGACCCTACTAAAGAGGATACTGCTCTTGACTGGGAACTTCTTGCGCGGTTTCCCGGCACGCTTGTTATCCTGATGGGTGCGAGCATGCTTGAGCGGAATGTAAAGGAGTTAATAAATCATGGAAAATCCATCGACACTCCAGTGGCTGTTATCGAGAGAGGCACGCGTCCTGACCAGCGGGTCACTATCGGGACACTGGCGGATATAGTCGGGCTGTGCAAACAGCGCAAAGTCAAAGCCCCGGCGATTACAGTTATAGGCGACGTGGTAAAACTCCACTGGGAATTGTCAAGGGATTAA
- a CDS encoding YgiQ family radical SAM protein translates to MKPQPRFLPMSLREAKELGIQEFDIILVTGDAYVDHPSFGAAIIGRVLWDAGYSVGVIAQPDWKNEDDFKKLGKPGLFFGVTSGNVDSMVNNYTANLKIRSGDVYSPGGIPQRPNRATIVYADKLHSIFPDTPIVLGGIEASLRRFAHYDYWQDSVRQSILADAPADMLVFGMGERQVTEIAARLSKGEDINNITDIPGTAIKLEISRWRSACHEDYVEIPGFTEVSRDKRHYAEAFKLHYQEQDPVRGRPVAQAHPKTIIIQNKPAMPLNSKELDRVYELPYTRMPHPSYKKPIPALVPVKFSIVSHRGCFASCSFCALTHHQGRIVQSRSIESMVREVKRMTKMPDFKGIVQDVGGPTANMYSLHCERWDTQGACPDKICTHPLCRSLEVSHQKQVELLQRLLGIPGVKKVFIGSGIRYDLVLADSSDYLLQICEHHVSGQLKVAPEHIAKHVTDIMHKPSKEVFEEFKKRFSALNKELGKKQYLLPYFMSGHPGSTVEDMIELAEFIRDNNLYTEQVQDFTPTPMTASTCMYYTGINPFTMKEVHVAKGREKRIQRALLRYRDSRNYGLVYEGLKTAGRTDLIGNEWKCLLKR, encoded by the coding sequence ATGAAACCCCAACCCCGTTTTCTCCCGATGTCCCTGCGCGAAGCAAAAGAGCTGGGAATTCAGGAATTCGATATAATCCTCGTAACAGGCGATGCCTATGTTGACCATCCCTCATTCGGCGCAGCGATAATAGGACGTGTGCTGTGGGATGCAGGCTACAGCGTGGGCGTCATAGCCCAGCCCGACTGGAAAAACGAGGATGACTTTAAGAAACTCGGAAAACCCGGATTATTCTTTGGCGTTACCTCAGGGAATGTGGATTCCATGGTGAATAATTATACTGCCAACCTGAAAATCCGAAGCGGCGATGTTTATTCACCCGGCGGGATTCCACAGCGACCTAATCGCGCAACGATAGTATATGCTGATAAACTTCATTCGATTTTTCCAGATACTCCCATAGTGCTTGGAGGCATCGAGGCAAGTCTCAGGCGGTTTGCTCATTATGATTACTGGCAGGACTCCGTGCGCCAGTCCATTCTTGCGGATGCGCCTGCCGATATGCTTGTGTTCGGGATGGGGGAGCGGCAGGTGACAGAGATTGCTGCACGTCTTTCAAAAGGCGAGGACATTAATAACATCACCGATATTCCCGGCACTGCAATCAAACTGGAAATAAGCAGGTGGCGTTCGGCATGCCACGAAGATTATGTTGAAATACCCGGATTTACAGAAGTCTCCCGGGATAAAAGACATTACGCCGAGGCGTTCAAGCTCCATTATCAGGAGCAAGACCCTGTTCGAGGAAGACCAGTGGCACAGGCGCATCCGAAAACCATAATCATCCAGAACAAGCCAGCCATGCCTTTAAATTCTAAAGAATTGGACCGTGTGTATGAACTGCCATATACAAGGATGCCTCATCCTTCTTATAAAAAACCCATACCCGCGCTTGTTCCTGTTAAGTTCTCAATCGTAAGCCACCGCGGATGCTTCGCCTCCTGTTCTTTCTGCGCCCTGACGCATCATCAGGGCAGGATTGTGCAGAGCCGAAGCATAGAATCCATGGTGCGGGAAGTAAAAAGAATGACGAAGATGCCTGATTTTAAGGGCATCGTGCAGGACGTGGGAGGACCTACAGCCAATATGTATTCCTTGCACTGCGAACGATGGGATACGCAGGGCGCATGTCCGGATAAGATATGCACACATCCATTATGCAGGAGCCTTGAAGTATCGCATCAAAAACAGGTTGAACTTCTACAACGCTTGCTCGGGATACCTGGCGTGAAAAAGGTGTTCATAGGCTCAGGAATACGTTACGACCTCGTGCTTGCTGATTCATCGGATTATCTTTTGCAGATTTGTGAGCATCATGTCAGCGGTCAGCTCAAAGTTGCACCAGAACATATAGCAAAGCATGTTACTGATATTATGCATAAGCCATCAAAGGAAGTTTTTGAGGAATTCAAAAAGAGATTCAGCGCTCTAAATAAAGAACTTGGGAAAAAACAGTATCTCCTTCCCTATTTCATGTCAGGTCATCCCGGCAGCACAGTCGAGGACATGATCGAACTTGCCGAGTTCATTCGTGATAATAACCTGTATACCGAACAGGTGCAGGATTTCACGCCCACGCCGATGACAGCCTCTACGTGCATGTATTACACAGGAATCAATCCTTTCACCATGAAAGAGGTGCATGTGGCGAAAGGCAGGGAGAAAAGGATACAGCGCGCCTTGCTACGGTATAGGGACAGCAGGAATTATGGGCTGGTGTATGAAGGGCTGAAGACGGCTGGAAGAACTGATTTGATTGGGAATGAATGGAAGTGCCTTCTAAAGAGATGA
- a CDS encoding type II toxin-antitoxin system HicB family antitoxin: MIKEINMQKIIKAEIYFDGEYYCARTLDIDVFTQGKTLDEAVKNLKEAVALYLEDEVDYGLQDSSILAMMEVAV; this comes from the coding sequence GTGATTAAAGAAATAAATATGCAAAAGATAATCAAAGCCGAAATTTATTTTGATGGAGAATACTACTGTGCCAGAACACTTGATATTGATGTTTTTACTCAGGGTAAAACCCTGGATGAAGCTGTGAAAAATCTAAAGGAAGCAGTAGCTTTGTATCTGGAAGATGAGGTTGATTATGGTTTGCAAGATTCATCTATCCTTGCTATGATGGAAGTGGCTGTTTGA
- a CDS encoding BatD family protein, with amino-acid sequence MVAVLTLMGTALSDSGNNINSSPKLVLNKSVSPSNITMDDTTTIIIRVENTGSDVKSVKITDTIPEGFNLVSGSTSQEYSTLKTTESRIFQYTMKATSAGQFVIDPAKETYEDDKGIPYTGYSNKVNITVQIQPKTPAFEGITALVSLISVLLILKLRRFR; translated from the coding sequence ATGGTTGCAGTACTGACGCTTATGGGAACTGCTTTAAGTGATAGCGGAAATAACATCAATAGTTCTCCAAAGCTTGTCCTTAACAAATCTGTCTCTCCGTCCAACATAACTATGGACGATACCACCACTATAATAATTAGAGTTGAGAACACAGGCAGTGATGTCAAATCTGTAAAAATTACTGATACAATTCCGGAAGGCTTTAATCTTGTTAGCGGCTCAACCTCTCAGGAATATAGTACACTAAAGACAACAGAATCGAGAATATTCCAGTACACAATGAAAGCAACAAGTGCAGGTCAGTTTGTAATAGATCCAGCAAAAGAGACATATGAGGACGATAAAGGCATTCCCTATACAGGATATTCCAACAAGGTGAATATCACGGTACAGATTCAGCCAAAAACACCAGCCTTTGAAGGCATAACAGCTTTGGTGAGCCTAATTTCAGTTCTGCTGATTCTGAAGCTAAGAAGATTTAGATGA
- a CDS encoding helix-turn-helix domain-containing protein: protein MTSDELIRAALESDEAFIKAFSRILKEELHISAAEFSESSHIPASTIYKLLSGHREPNIKTLRQIVYVLRKMEGTEKTEFIAVIAARPVLDYITEKKLKVKGKLLTIREYSATSMEEAIIAAIRAERDGAKAVVCAPIVSTTIEKVLRIPVATIMPKNSLIEAIELAAKKMG from the coding sequence ATGACCTCAGATGAACTGATAAGGGCAGCATTGGAATCGGATGAAGCATTCATCAAAGCCTTTTCAAGGATACTTAAAGAAGAACTGCACATTAGCGCAGCAGAATTCAGCGAAAGCTCGCACATACCTGCAAGCACCATCTATAAGTTGCTCTCAGGTCACCGCGAGCCCAATATCAAAACACTCAGGCAGATAGTCTATGTCCTTCGTAAAATGGAGGGAACCGAAAAAACCGAGTTCATTGCTGTGATAGCAGCCCGCCCTGTGCTTGACTATATCACGGAGAAAAAACTGAAAGTAAAGGGTAAGCTTCTGACCATCAGGGAATACTCAGCCACCTCGATGGAAGAGGCAATCATCGCGGCAATCAGGGCTGAAAGGGACGGCGCCAAAGCAGTGGTGTGTGCCCCGATAGTGAGCACTACAATTGAAAAGGTGCTGCGCATCCCTGTTGCTACGATTATGCCAAAGAACAGCCTTATCGAGGCAATCGAACTTGCAGCGAAGAAAATGGGCTGA
- the hemC gene encoding hydroxymethylbilane synthase — translation MSSARLWIGTRGSKLALTQANLVKDLLSKNGVKTELNIIKTSGDTFTDRPLYQVLGMGMGVGAFVREIDERMQAGEIDIGVHSMKDVPTERPPELTIAAVMKRDSPYDLLLTRDETRLKDLTKGAVIGTTSLRRCAQLLRFRNDLDIKDLRGNIDTRLRKLKEGQYDGILLAEAGLERMKWDIKGERLNPDDFVPSANQGTIVIVTKKNSYAEQAVKILDDEKTRIETGIERIIIAILGGGCLVPVGAFAQTQGNRIHVRAEVLSVDGKRCVKIDEFINPAEYEQEAARIGNELKQKGGGELVDEAVKIFSAKRRNHG, via the coding sequence ATGAGCTCTGCGCGACTCTGGATAGGGACAAGGGGAAGCAAACTTGCCCTTACCCAGGCAAACCTTGTAAAAGACTTACTTTCAAAAAACGGCGTGAAAACCGAACTCAACATCATCAAGACAAGCGGGGATACCTTCACAGACAGACCGCTCTACCAGGTGCTCGGCATGGGAATGGGTGTCGGGGCTTTCGTGCGCGAGATTGATGAAAGGATGCAGGCTGGGGAGATTGATATAGGTGTTCACAGCATGAAGGACGTCCCGACCGAGCGACCCCCTGAACTTACAATCGCCGCCGTGATGAAACGCGATTCTCCTTATGATTTGCTTCTCACGCGCGACGAGACAAGATTAAAAGACCTGACAAAAGGGGCAGTTATAGGAACCACAAGTCTTCGGCGGTGTGCGCAGCTTTTGAGATTCAGGAACGACCTGGACATAAAAGACCTGCGAGGGAACATCGATACGCGTCTTCGGAAGCTCAAAGAGGGGCAGTACGACGGGATTCTCCTTGCCGAAGCCGGACTTGAGCGTATGAAATGGGACATAAAAGGTGAGCGCTTGAATCCAGATGATTTCGTGCCCTCGGCAAACCAGGGTACAATAGTTATTGTTACTAAAAAGAATTCCTATGCCGAGCAGGCGGTAAAAATACTGGACGATGAAAAAACAAGAATAGAGACAGGAATTGAACGCATTATCATCGCAATCCTTGGAGGAGGCTGCCTAGTGCCAGTCGGGGCTTTTGCGCAAACGCAGGGGAACAGGATACATGTGCGCGCGGAGGTGCTATCGGTGGATGGAAAACGCTGCGTTAAAATAGATGAATTTATAAACCCTGCCGAATATGAGCAGGAAGCAGCACGCATCGGGAACGAGCTGAAACAAAAAGGCGGAGGCGAGCTCGTTGACGAGGCAGTGAAAATATTCTCGGCAAAAAGAAGAAATCATGGTTAA